Proteins from a single region of Leptolyngbya sp. CCY15150:
- a CDS encoding ArsJ-associated glyceraldehyde-3-phosphate dehydrogenase, with the protein MVKVAINGFGRIGRLVLRAAWHWPELDVVHINEVKGGTAAAAHLLTFDSVHGRWTPEVEAVGDEAIAIDGTALTFSDHSTPGEVPWDELGVDIVLECSGKFRTPELLEPYFKRGVQKVIVAAPVKQGALNVVYGINDHLYDPDEHHLLTAASCTTNCLAPVVKVIHEGLGIKHGVITTIHDNTNTQTIVDAPHKDLRRARATSLSLIPTTTGSATAITLIYPELQGKLNGLAVRVPLLNASLTDCVFEVERPTTVEEVNQLLKTAAEGHLKGILGYEERPLVSIDYKDDPRSSIIDALSTMVVDGTQVKILAWYDNEWGYSCRMADLARKVAIALG; encoded by the coding sequence ATGGTAAAGGTTGCCATCAATGGCTTTGGACGCATCGGTCGTTTGGTTTTGCGGGCCGCTTGGCATTGGCCCGAACTAGACGTTGTCCATATTAACGAGGTGAAGGGCGGCACCGCTGCTGCTGCCCATTTGCTCACGTTTGACTCAGTCCATGGTCGCTGGACGCCGGAGGTTGAGGCGGTTGGAGACGAGGCGATCGCCATTGATGGCACAGCTTTGACGTTTAGTGACCACAGCACTCCGGGCGAGGTGCCCTGGGATGAGCTGGGGGTTGATATTGTTTTGGAATGTTCTGGCAAGTTTCGCACGCCGGAATTGTTGGAGCCCTATTTCAAACGCGGCGTCCAGAAGGTGATTGTGGCAGCTCCGGTGAAGCAGGGGGCGCTGAATGTTGTCTATGGCATCAACGATCATCTCTATGATCCCGATGAGCATCATCTACTCACGGCGGCCTCTTGTACCACCAACTGCCTAGCGCCGGTGGTTAAGGTGATCCATGAAGGGTTGGGGATTAAGCATGGGGTCATTACCACTATTCATGACAACACCAATACCCAAACGATTGTGGATGCGCCCCATAAGGATCTACGCCGGGCCCGGGCCACTAGCCTATCTCTAATTCCCACCACAACCGGATCGGCCACCGCTATTACCTTAATTTATCCAGAACTTCAGGGTAAGCTGAATGGCTTAGCCGTTCGCGTACCGCTGCTGAATGCTTCGTTAACCGATTGTGTGTTTGAGGTGGAGCGCCCTACCACGGTAGAGGAGGTCAATCAGCTCCTCAAAACTGCTGCTGAGGGCCATCTCAAGGGTATCTTGGGCTACGAAGAACGTCCATTAGTGTCCATTGACTACAAAGACGATCCCCGATCCTCCATCATTGACGCCCTTTCAACCATGGTAGTGGATGGCACCCAGGTGAAGATTCTGGCCTGGTATGACAACGAGTGGGGCTATTCCTGCCGCATGGCCGACCTAGCTCGCAAGGTGGCGATCGCTCTCGGTTAA
- a CDS encoding c-type cytochrome produces MKRFIISLLVTVCLGLFAWTPSALAADIANGSKVFGANCAACHMGGGNVVNGSKTLRKSDLEQYNMASLEAIQAQVKQGKAAMPSFLGRLTPEQIEDVAAYVLDQAEKGW; encoded by the coding sequence GTGAAGCGATTCATAATTAGTCTATTAGTTACAGTATGCCTAGGTCTGTTTGCATGGACTCCCTCTGCACTAGCAGCCGATATTGCCAATGGGTCAAAGGTTTTTGGAGCCAACTGTGCTGCTTGTCATATGGGCGGAGGCAATGTAGTCAACGGTTCTAAAACTCTGAGAAAGAGCGATTTAGAACAGTACAATATGGCATCCCTAGAAGCTATTCAAGCTCAAGTGAAACAAGGTAAAGCAGCTATGCCATCTTTTCTAGGACGGCTAACGCCTGAGCAGATTGAAGATGTGGCAGCCTATGTGCTTGACCAAGCAGAGAAGGGTTGGTAG
- a CDS encoding tetratricopeptide repeat protein, with the protein MSILMLYRWKSVVTVGLCFYLIVGLWVAPSWAESVNADRSPTAFQAGLQFYRDGEYKQAVTAFTQAIAHRSDHASAYSNRCLSYMQILDYEQAIADCTQAIALNPRDLEAYLTRGLAAHKLGDHDQAIADYSQVLAYDTTDYRAYYNRGLAQFALAHHEQAIADYGQAIQQGAHLDPRSLADFYDDRGLVHLAQHDHDSAIDNFNQAIALDDLNVRAYFNRACAHHQQQDWVAALQDFDQVVEVNPDHAEALLNRGLIHQHLGDIDQAIADLHQAATCFCDQGHMQAYRQTLALLTRLQFPPSLVG; encoded by the coding sequence ATGAGTATACTAATGCTTTATCGATGGAAATCCGTCGTAACAGTCGGACTATGCTTTTATCTAATAGTGGGGCTATGGGTAGCTCCTTCATGGGCCGAGTCGGTGAATGCCGATCGCTCACCGACTGCCTTTCAAGCAGGGTTGCAGTTTTACCGTGATGGTGAGTATAAACAGGCTGTGACGGCTTTTACCCAAGCGATCGCCCACCGTTCTGACCATGCTTCTGCCTATAGCAATCGATGCTTATCCTACATGCAGATCCTGGACTATGAGCAAGCGATCGCCGACTGTACTCAGGCTATTGCTCTGAATCCTAGGGATTTAGAAGCTTACCTAACGCGCGGACTTGCTGCTCACAAGTTAGGTGATCACGATCAAGCGATCGCTGACTATAGCCAAGTCTTGGCCTACGACACCACAGACTATCGGGCCTACTACAACCGTGGGCTAGCCCAATTTGCCCTGGCCCATCATGAGCAAGCTATCGCCGACTATGGGCAGGCTATTCAACAAGGGGCTCATTTAGACCCTCGTAGTCTGGCAGACTTTTACGATGATCGAGGCCTAGTCCATCTGGCGCAACATGATCACGATAGCGCCATTGATAACTTCAATCAAGCGATCGCCCTGGATGACCTTAATGTTCGAGCCTACTTTAACCGGGCCTGCGCCCATCACCAGCAACAGGATTGGGTTGCAGCTCTCCAAGACTTCGACCAAGTCGTTGAGGTCAACCCTGATCATGCTGAAGCCTTATTAAACCGTGGTCTTATCCATCAGCATCTAGGAGACATCGATCAAGCGATCGCTGACCTCCACCAAGCAGCCACCTGTTTTTGCGATCAAGGACACATGCAGGCCTATCGGCAAACCTTAGCGCTGCTCACCCGCTTACAGTTCCCACCTTCGTTAGTGGGCTAA
- a CDS encoding metallothionein: MTTVTQMKCACESCLCVVDLSSAIQKDGKPYCSEACANGHPSGSGCGHTGCECHHS; the protein is encoded by the coding sequence ATGACGACCGTAACGCAAATGAAATGTGCTTGTGAATCGTGTTTATGTGTTGTGGATCTCAGCTCTGCGATTCAAAAAGATGGCAAACCTTACTGTAGCGAAGCTTGTGCCAATGGACATCCAAGTGGCTCTGGCTGTGGGCATACGGGCTGTGAGTGCCATCATTCGTAA
- a CDS encoding metalloregulator ArsR/SmtB family transcription factor: MDVERSVNVEPGSKFQSLSQQVLSIDKAQRMAEFFAVLGDPNRWRILSALAAQELRVRDLAEVVQMTESAVSHQLRVLRAMRFVSYRKHGRNVLYCLKDDHIFNLYRDVSDHLDEPEDGTETDAIEEEHFEG, encoded by the coding sequence ATGGATGTTGAACGATCGGTGAATGTGGAGCCAGGCAGCAAATTTCAGAGTCTCAGCCAGCAGGTGTTGAGTATAGACAAAGCCCAGCGCATGGCAGAATTTTTTGCTGTGCTAGGAGATCCCAATCGCTGGCGTATCTTGTCAGCCTTGGCTGCCCAAGAGCTACGGGTACGAGATTTAGCTGAAGTGGTTCAGATGACTGAATCAGCCGTGTCTCATCAACTGCGAGTGTTGCGAGCCATGCGCTTCGTTAGCTATCGTAAGCATGGACGTAATGTACTTTACTGCCTTAAAGACGATCATATTTTTAACCTCTATCGCGATGTGTCAGATCACCTGGATGAGCCTGAAGATGGCACTGAAACAGATGCGATCGAAGAGGAGCATTTTGAAGGATAG